GGCCATGGCGATCAGGGCATCGCCGGGCTGAAGGGTGAGCGGGAGACGAGCCGTCGAATACTGATCATTACGGACCAGCAGCAAATGGTATGGTTGGCCTTCCAGCAGGTAATCCAGACCGCTGCTGAGGCGCTCAGCCGCCAGCACCGTATCTTCGGCAAAATGCAGGTAACCATCTTCCAGGTCCAGTCCCCGGCCCGCCGCTTCGCGGCTCAACCAGGCGGTCTGTGGCCCGGGGCGACAATTGAGCTTTTGGCTGTAGATGTAGCCGATAGCGACCAGAGACTGGTTGACTGTGGCATCGTGCATGCTCCCCAGTACCAAATCAGCATGGCGCCCTTCCCACTGTTTCACCGCATCTGCGGTATCGAAGTAAGAGGTGGCCTCCGGCTCATCCCATCCCCCGGGCAGGACCCAGGCCGTGCCAGTCGAAGGATAAACTTGGGGATAGACCGGAAATGCGATCCAGACCATCAAAAGCAAGGCGCACTGCCACCACCGATTCAGCATGACTCACCATAGGTTTCACCGGATAACTTACTTACAGCCTAGTCGATATGCAGCTAGTCTCCTGATTTTTATTATTTTTCTTAAAAATAAAACACCGCGCAAGTGCGCGGTGTTAATTCGTGTTTAATGCGGGGAGAGTTACCAACCCAGCCCGTAGCCCAGGGCCCATAAGCTGATCATCGCCATCACCCCGGCCAGCAGATCATCGGCCATGATCCCGAGCCCGCCGTGAACATGCTTGTCCAGCCAGCTGATCGGCCACGGCTTGACCATGTCAAAAAAGCGAAACAGCATAAAACCGGCCAGCAACCACTGCCAACTCACCACCGGCGCAACCGCCATGGTGATCCAGAAGCCGACAAACTCATCCCAGACAATGCTGCCGTGATCATGCACACCCATATCATCGGATGTTTTCTGACAAATGGTGATCCCCACCAGCGATGCCACCAGGATCAGAAGCAAGTAAAGGGTAAACGGCAACTCAGCCATCAGCAGGTAAAACGGCACCGCAGCCAACGTGCCCATGGTGCCCGGAATCACCGGGGAGAGACCACTGCCAAAGCCGGTTGCCAACAAGTGCCAGGGATTTTTCAGATTAATTTTATCTTTTGGATTTGCCACGTATTACTCCGCAAAGTGGTCATAACCATGAAGCTGCCAGTCCAGCGGCACCTCACCGCGCATCAGGGTGATCCCCTGGCCGGAGCGGAGCTGGCCGATACAGGTCGCCTGAACCCCACTGTGCGCCAGCGCGGTGTCAATCGCGCCACGATTTTGCTCCGGCACGGTAAAGCAAAGCTCGTACTCTTCACCACTGCTCAGCGCCAGTTGCAGGGCGCGATCGCGCTCCGGCGCGAACCGGCACAGCTCCGGTGACAACGGCAGTTTCTCCACATCGATCACCGCCGCCAGGCCGGAGCGGGTCAGGATATGGCCGAGATCGGCAATCAGGCCGTCAGAGATATCCAGCGCTGCGGTTGCAATGCCACGCAGCGCCTGCCCGGCCAGGATCCGCGGTTGCGGCAGATAATGACGCGCCAACAGACAATCCCGAAGCTGCGGGTCCGCCACCTGCTGTTGTCCCAGCACCAGCGCCAAACCGGCGGCACTGTCGCCCAGATTGCCGGTGACATACACCCAGTCACCCGAGTTCGCTCCGCTGCGGGTCAGCGCCTCGCCCTGTGGCACAAAGCCATGGACGGTGATGGTGATGCTGAGCGGGCCCTTGGTGGTATCCCCGCCCACCAGCTGGACATTGTAATATTCAGCCAGGGCAAAAAAGCCCTGACAGAAACCAGCCAGCCAAACTTCATCCGGCTCGGGCATCGTCAGTGCCAGTGACACCCAGGCCGGCGTCGCGCCCATGGCCGCCAGATCGCTCAGGTTGGAAGCCAGGGCTTTATGGGCGACCTTCGCCGGATCGGCCTCAGCCAGAAAGTGGGTTCCCGCCACCAGAGTATCGGTACTGACGGCCAGCTGGCTGCCGACCGGTACCGCCAGCAGCGCGCAGTCATCGCCAATCGGCAACACCACATCACGACGGCTGACGGCCTGATGCTCAAAATAACGGGCAATCAAATCAAATTCGTTACTAGCCATACTTTTTCAGATCCAGATAGAAAAAAGGCCAGCTTAGCTGGCCCTCTATCGTCTTCAATCGCTTACTTTTTGTTGCGAAGTGTTGGTGCTGCTTTATCCAGCACGCCGTTCACAAACTTGTGGCTGTCTTCCGCACCGAAGAGTTTCGCCAACTCGATCGCTTCGTTAATGACCACTTTGTAAGGAACGTCGTCACGCTTGACCATTTCGTACATCGCCAGGCGAAGCAGTGCCAGTTCCATCTGATCCAGATCCTGCAGCGGGCGCGACAGGTACGGACGCATTTTGCTGTCCAGCTCCTGGTGGTTCAGAACCACACCAGTGAACAGATCACGGAAGTAGACGACGTCTGTATGCGGAGCGGCCAGAACTGGTGCTTCAGCCTG
Above is a window of Photobacterium sp. TY1-4 DNA encoding:
- the pgpA gene encoding phosphatidylglycerophosphatase A, which produces MANPKDKINLKNPWHLLATGFGSGLSPVIPGTMGTLAAVPFYLLMAELPFTLYLLLILVASLVGITICQKTSDDMGVHDHGSIVWDEFVGFWITMAVAPVVSWQWLLAGFMLFRFFDMVKPWPISWLDKHVHGGLGIMADDLLAGVMAMISLWALGYGLGW
- the thiL gene encoding thiamine-phosphate kinase, producing the protein MASNEFDLIARYFEHQAVSRRDVVLPIGDDCALLAVPVGSQLAVSTDTLVAGTHFLAEADPAKVAHKALASNLSDLAAMGATPAWVSLALTMPEPDEVWLAGFCQGFFALAEYYNVQLVGGDTTKGPLSITITVHGFVPQGEALTRSGANSGDWVYVTGNLGDSAAGLALVLGQQQVADPQLRDCLLARHYLPQPRILAGQALRGIATAALDISDGLIADLGHILTRSGLAAVIDVEKLPLSPELCRFAPERDRALQLALSSGEEYELCFTVPEQNRGAIDTALAHSGVQATCIGQLRSGQGITLMRGEVPLDWQLHGYDHFAE
- the nusB gene encoding transcription antitermination factor NusB, giving the protein MGVTVKPAARRNARQFAVQAIYSWQITKGNVADIEQHFLSGDKFEEEEFQAEAPVLAAPHTDVVYFRDLFTGVVLNHQELDSKMRPYLSRPLQDLDQMELALLRLAMYEMVKRDDVPYKVVINEAIELAKLFGAEDSHKFVNGVLDKAAPTLRNKK